From the genome of Segatella hominis, one region includes:
- a CDS encoding Sau3AI family type II restriction endonuclease has protein sequence MAKEYNPKNANSILKHGEKLLGHSLRELHPEAVAPRGKGALAEAVEMFHYGYKPNSVAEPDFKEAGLELKCTPLKELKTDKSMAAKERLVLNIINYIEEAKKTFETSSFWRKNKLLLLMFYLHEEKVNPVDLVFKLIRKWKFPKDDLKIIKDDWNFIHSKILHGQAHELSEGDTFYLAACMKGSKKDEEMRDQPGTNVRAQQRAYSLKTGYMNKIILDSFLDEGINHQLNITPKRLEKLQKKFASDKIVKSLRCYKPKETFEQLVIRRVEPFYGKTVEKIGKKRKVKLNVKAKDLAYNVCRAIFNIKTRKIQEFENANISLKTIVLEANRDKIIESMSFPYIRFVDIKNEEWENSEWHKQLSAKFLFVVFRKSPDRDKRKMKLVKVFFWNMPYNDLKETERLWEDTKQKVCNGDYDHFITSKANGICHVRPHGTKGQTVLTSQGNRVQPKCFWLNNDYILNIVLNELN, from the coding sequence ATGGCAAAAGAATACAATCCCAAAAACGCCAACTCGATTCTAAAACATGGCGAGAAATTGCTTGGTCATTCGCTGAGAGAGTTGCATCCTGAAGCTGTCGCCCCTCGCGGGAAGGGCGCTTTGGCCGAAGCCGTGGAAATGTTCCACTACGGCTATAAACCAAACTCAGTTGCGGAACCAGACTTCAAAGAGGCTGGTTTGGAACTCAAATGTACGCCATTAAAGGAGCTTAAAACTGATAAGAGTATGGCTGCAAAAGAACGGCTTGTACTCAATATCATTAATTATATAGAGGAAGCAAAAAAGACTTTTGAAACCAGTAGTTTCTGGAGGAAAAACAAATTACTACTTCTGATGTTTTATCTTCATGAAGAGAAAGTAAATCCCGTGGATTTGGTATTTAAATTAATTCGTAAATGGAAATTTCCCAAAGATGACCTAAAGATTATCAAAGATGATTGGAACTTTATACATTCAAAAATTCTACATGGACAAGCGCATGAGTTATCGGAAGGCGATACATTCTATCTTGCAGCATGCATGAAAGGCAGCAAAAAAGATGAAGAAATGCGCGACCAACCCGGCACTAACGTACGGGCACAGCAAAGAGCATACTCGCTTAAAACAGGATATATGAACAAGATTATCCTGGATTCTTTTCTTGATGAGGGAATTAATCATCAATTAAATATCACTCCAAAAAGATTAGAAAAGCTTCAGAAGAAATTCGCATCGGACAAGATTGTAAAATCGCTACGCTGTTATAAGCCAAAAGAAACATTTGAGCAACTTGTCATAAGACGTGTAGAACCATTCTATGGTAAGACAGTTGAGAAAATAGGAAAAAAGCGTAAGGTAAAATTAAATGTAAAAGCCAAAGATTTAGCATATAATGTCTGCCGGGCTATATTCAATATAAAGACACGCAAAATACAAGAGTTTGAGAATGCAAACATTTCTTTGAAAACGATAGTGTTAGAAGCAAATCGTGATAAAATAATTGAGTCCATGTCTTTTCCATATATCAGATTTGTGGATATTAAAAATGAAGAATGGGAGAATTCAGAGTGGCACAAGCAACTCTCTGCCAAATTCTTATTTGTCGTATTCCGAAAATCTCCAGATAGAGATAAAAGAAAGATGAAACTCGTTAAAGTCTTCTTTTGGAATATGCCATACAACGATTTAAAGGAGACTGAGAGACTTTGGGAAGATACTAAGCAGAAAGTTTGCAATGGCGACTATGACCATTTCATAACAAGCAAAGCAAATGGAATCTGCCACGTACGCCCTCACGGAACTAAAGGTCAAACCGTGTTAACCTCACAAGGCAACAGGGTGCAGCCCAAATGTTTTTGGCTAAATAATGATTATATACTTAATATCGTATTGAACGAATTAAACTGA